In one Achromobacter spanius genomic region, the following are encoded:
- a CDS encoding DUF6900 domain-containing protein, whose translation MAMPQLSSTAKLAIENIVLEILDMECTELQWISSKDYHEIPACALWRALQAAYLAGMVDHHRNG comes from the coding sequence ATGGCAATGCCCCAACTATCCAGCACTGCGAAACTGGCCATCGAAAACATCGTCCTGGAGATTCTGGACATGGAATGTACGGAACTTCAGTGGATCAGCTCCAAGGACTATCACGAAATACCAGCATGTGCTCTTTGGAGGGCGTTGCAGGCGGCGTACTTGGCCGGCATGGTGGACCATCACCGAAACGGCTGA
- a CDS encoding ClpX C4-type zinc finger protein encodes MDENKKKSPRRKKQPAALHCSFCDKSQNEVHKLIARENAPGASALAICNECVDLCTEIINDQGLVEAENSPKALYEYIVRQNQIIDDARDRANKALDLLNVSMPPGSQSQH; translated from the coding sequence ATGGACGAAAACAAGAAAAAAAGCCCACGGCGCAAAAAGCAGCCGGCCGCGCTGCATTGCTCGTTTTGCGATAAGTCTCAGAACGAAGTGCACAAACTGATCGCACGGGAAAACGCCCCTGGCGCGAGTGCGCTTGCAATCTGCAATGAGTGCGTAGATTTGTGTACCGAAATCATCAACGACCAAGGCTTGGTCGAGGCCGAAAACAGCCCCAAAGCCCTGTACGAGTACATCGTTCGGCAGAATCAAATCATCGACGACGCACGAGATAGGGCAAATAAGGCCCTGGATTTGCTGAATGTCTCGATGCCGCCGGGTTCCCAATCCCAGCACTGA
- a CDS encoding ParB/RepB/Spo0J family partition protein: MKIDSKELAAIHAASTRTEIPHSQLRLSESYQARRPLDPKKDPELSELKATIKAMGGLLQNLVVVACADGFYEVCAGGRRWAALGLLIEDAVFPADYSVSCLVIPAEYAHHASLIENIARKAMHPADVYESYARMRAEKNWTIEAIAAAHGATESAVKKLLALGAVSPKLMQLFRDGKIEVADMQALASVSDHARQEAAWKAAQSEHWHRDVHIRNLLAETEMLGDSAAARYVTVAAYEKAGGEVRRDLFENDTYLADPDMARTMALAKMQRSKLFKAVSTEGWLWVECRVSFAYDDKKQFGEIQRAHLDPSKAQAKQIEALEKKVSTAQEKLDGLRAVEGYDESDLDKVRALIRGYQGEIRAIRDELYNYPAELKAVGGAIVHLTYDGELTVTRGLIRQDEREAVAHIMRGKAGEGDTTAGVDLPPVKTRPVHSEALTNRLQAQRVIALQAEIMARPNLALCLLIEQMLGDFDGSRSSSAGDSFDLALRPAHHELANTDADIKGCPAWARVQEQIEAVTKNVPEDDAAVLPWLLAQPQADLIELLAVLTSISIYRRQSHSYGAEPRHLDRLGEVVGLDMSKWWKPTAQSYLAHVSKDRIAAVVTDAVGAEQAKPLLAMKKAQAATAAEQLLDGKGWVPELMRGKPLLSNPEPISQEAAAGE; encoded by the coding sequence ATGAAGATCGACTCCAAAGAACTCGCCGCCATTCACGCCGCAAGCACCCGCACGGAGATCCCGCATTCCCAACTGCGCCTGAGCGAAAGCTATCAAGCTCGTCGTCCGCTGGATCCGAAGAAAGATCCTGAACTTTCGGAACTGAAGGCCACGATTAAGGCCATGGGCGGGCTGTTGCAAAACCTCGTGGTCGTTGCGTGCGCCGATGGCTTCTACGAAGTCTGCGCGGGCGGTCGGCGCTGGGCAGCGCTGGGGCTGTTGATCGAAGACGCCGTGTTCCCGGCAGACTACAGCGTTTCGTGCCTCGTGATTCCGGCCGAATACGCCCACCACGCCAGCCTGATCGAAAACATCGCCCGCAAGGCTATGCACCCGGCAGACGTGTATGAATCGTATGCCCGTATGCGCGCGGAGAAAAACTGGACCATCGAAGCCATCGCGGCCGCGCACGGCGCAACGGAATCCGCCGTAAAAAAACTGCTGGCTCTCGGCGCCGTTTCGCCCAAGCTCATGCAGCTATTCCGCGATGGCAAGATTGAAGTTGCCGATATGCAGGCGTTGGCGTCCGTTTCGGACCACGCCCGACAGGAAGCGGCATGGAAGGCGGCGCAGTCGGAACACTGGCACCGCGACGTTCATATCCGCAACCTCCTGGCGGAAACGGAAATGCTGGGCGACTCGGCCGCTGCCCGCTACGTGACAGTTGCTGCGTATGAGAAGGCGGGTGGAGAAGTGCGCCGCGACTTGTTCGAGAACGACACCTATCTGGCTGATCCGGATATGGCGCGAACGATGGCCCTGGCGAAGATGCAACGGTCCAAGCTCTTCAAGGCGGTATCGACCGAAGGCTGGCTGTGGGTGGAATGCCGGGTGTCTTTCGCATACGACGACAAGAAGCAATTCGGGGAAATCCAACGCGCCCACCTCGACCCGAGCAAAGCCCAGGCCAAGCAGATTGAAGCGCTGGAGAAAAAGGTGTCCACCGCACAGGAAAAGCTGGATGGCTTGCGCGCCGTTGAAGGCTACGACGAATCCGACCTCGATAAGGTTCGGGCATTGATTCGCGGCTACCAAGGCGAGATCCGCGCCATTCGCGACGAGCTTTACAACTACCCGGCTGAGTTGAAGGCAGTGGGCGGTGCCATCGTGCACCTGACCTATGACGGCGAGCTTACCGTCACCCGTGGCCTGATCCGCCAGGACGAACGCGAGGCCGTGGCGCACATCATGCGGGGCAAAGCTGGGGAGGGCGACACGACGGCGGGTGTGGACCTGCCTCCGGTCAAGACCCGGCCCGTGCATTCTGAGGCGCTGACCAACCGGCTCCAGGCGCAACGCGTCATTGCGCTCCAGGCCGAAATTATGGCCCGCCCGAACTTGGCGCTTTGCCTGCTCATTGAGCAGATGCTGGGCGACTTCGACGGGAGCCGGTCCAGCAGCGCCGGTGACTCATTCGACCTCGCATTGCGGCCAGCGCATCATGAGCTTGCGAACACGGACGCGGACATCAAGGGCTGCCCAGCCTGGGCGCGGGTTCAGGAGCAGATTGAAGCCGTCACCAAGAACGTACCGGAAGACGACGCGGCGGTGCTTCCCTGGCTGCTGGCGCAGCCGCAGGCGGACCTCATCGAATTGCTTGCCGTGCTCACCAGCATTTCAATTTACCGCCGCCAAAGCCATTCCTATGGCGCGGAGCCCCGGCACCTGGACCGCCTGGGAGAAGTGGTTGGGCTGGACATGAGCAAGTGGTGGAAGCCGACCGCGCAGTCGTACCTCGCCCATGTGTCCAAGGACCGAATCGCGGCTGTCGTTACTGACGCGGTCGGTGCGGAGCAGGCCAAGCCGCTGTTGGCGATGAAGAAGGCCCAGGCGGCGACCGCTGCCGAGCAGTTGCTCGATGGGAAGGGATGGGTGCCGGAACTGATGCGCGGGAAGCCATTGCTGTCGAACCCGGAGCCGATTTCGCAGGAGGCGGCAGCGGGAGAGTAA
- a CDS encoding type II toxin-antitoxin system RelE/ParE family toxin encodes MIIGFRHKGLETFYRTGSTRGIQAAHANKLGRILALLDVAKGPQDMNIPGYKLHSLKGGLAEHWSVWVNGNWRVTFRFTEAGAELVDYQDYH; translated from the coding sequence ATGATCATCGGATTTCGCCACAAAGGTCTTGAGACCTTCTACCGCACCGGTTCAACCCGAGGAATTCAGGCGGCACACGCCAACAAGCTGGGCCGCATCCTGGCCCTGCTCGATGTGGCGAAGGGACCGCAGGATATGAATATCCCGGGCTATAAGTTGCATTCGCTCAAGGGCGGTCTGGCCGAGCATTGGTCAGTCTGGGTCAACGGCAACTGGCGCGTGACATTTCGCTTTACCGAGGCCGGTGCTGAACTGGTCGATTATCAGGACTACCACTAG
- a CDS encoding HigA family addiction module antitoxin — protein sequence MHNPPHPGEILREDVIAPLGLSVTEAADRLAMSRVALSRVLNGKAGISPDLAVRLEHAGASTAQAWVAMQANYDLWQALQHEQPPVRPLASTAAAH from the coding sequence ATGCACAACCCTCCGCATCCGGGTGAAATTCTCCGGGAAGATGTAATTGCCCCCTTGGGGCTATCTGTGACCGAGGCTGCTGACCGGCTGGCCATGTCGCGGGTGGCACTTTCCCGGGTGCTCAATGGCAAGGCTGGTATCAGCCCGGATCTGGCTGTCCGGCTGGAGCATGCTGGGGCCAGTACTGCCCAGGCTTGGGTCGCAATGCAGGCCAACTATGATTTGTGGCAAGCGCTACAGCATGAGCAGCCGCCTGTTCGGCCCTTGGCCTCAACGGCAGCAGCGCACTGA
- a CDS encoding DUF4148 domain-containing protein, whose amino-acid sequence MSTRKSITSLIVTAAALGPAIAGASTTFEVTNDEIGVATHYAPSAVTREQVAQDLAAWKKRPFAADGWTLTDGEEGWTAAFGRSKAPGDRPSILSRTSHPHWQAVDGEAGWVNALGT is encoded by the coding sequence ATGAGCACTCGTAAATCAATCACTTCACTTATTGTGACTGCGGCAGCGCTCGGGCCGGCCATCGCCGGCGCATCCACTACCTTCGAAGTTACCAACGACGAAATCGGCGTCGCGACACATTATGCGCCCTCTGCTGTCACACGCGAGCAGGTCGCTCAAGACCTGGCAGCTTGGAAGAAGCGGCCATTTGCGGCCGATGGATGGACATTGACCGACGGCGAGGAAGGATGGACAGCCGCCTTCGGAAGAAGCAAGGCACCGGGTGACCGACCCAGCATTCTGTCGCGGACGTCCCATCCACACTGGCAAGCTGTGGACGGCGAAGCGGGTTGGGTCAATGCCCTCGGAACTTGA
- a CDS encoding heavy metal response regulator transcription factor produces MRILVIEDERKLAHYLQKGLREHNYVVDVSLDGTDGRHAALENNYDLIVLDVMLPGIDGFGILSDLRRSKDTPVLMLTARDKVEDRVRGLEGGADDYLVKPFAFSELLARIQALLRRGRGQESTLLRLDDLELDLARRKAHRAGVRLELTAKEFSLLALMLRRQGEVLSRTMLAEQVWDMNFDGDTNVIEVAVRRLRAKIDDPFERKLLHTVRGMGYVLEARAS; encoded by the coding sequence ATGCGTATTCTGGTCATCGAAGATGAGCGCAAGCTTGCGCACTATCTTCAGAAGGGATTGAGGGAGCACAACTACGTCGTCGACGTTTCACTGGACGGGACAGACGGCAGGCATGCTGCACTGGAGAACAACTACGACCTGATAGTGTTGGATGTCATGCTTCCCGGTATCGACGGGTTCGGTATCTTGAGCGACCTGCGCCGGAGTAAGGACACGCCTGTGCTCATGTTGACTGCGCGCGATAAGGTGGAAGACCGCGTTCGAGGTTTGGAGGGTGGAGCGGACGACTACCTTGTAAAGCCATTCGCGTTTTCTGAGCTCCTTGCTCGGATACAGGCATTGCTGCGCCGCGGCCGAGGGCAAGAATCCACGCTGTTGCGACTGGACGACTTAGAGTTGGATCTAGCCCGTCGCAAGGCTCACCGTGCGGGAGTCAGACTTGAATTGACCGCGAAAGAATTTTCCTTGCTCGCGTTGATGTTGCGCCGTCAGGGTGAGGTGCTGTCCAGGACAATGCTCGCGGAGCAGGTGTGGGATATGAATTTCGATGGCGACACAAACGTCATTGAAGTGGCAGTGCGCCGACTCCGCGCGAAGATTGATGACCCATTCGAAAGAAAACTCCTTCATACCGTTCGCGGGATGGGCTACGTGCTTGAGGCTAGAGCATCGTGA
- a CDS encoding heavy metal sensor histidine kinase: protein MRGWRIPSIEIRLTVLLGVIAFVVSSIAGYTLFWALKREVQRQEMTEVAGKLELIDHLIDMLDTPPDMEQFRETLGNILVGHVNLRVWILSRDGKVLYGADAPPSLRQVGKDEVWLKTQDGWDMRGLSLRIDSPVLKDANLIVAVNIRPSMQFLYAFATALILICALWVGATVVLSAWAVRRSLVPIRRLSVQASRIQPENLAVRLPEHGIDRELREFTHTFNNTLDRLQAAYQQMEGFNADVAHELRTPLATLINGTEVTLSSAHSVDELKDLLASNLEELQGLTALVNDMLFLARADGGELAQDRQQVHLLDVATHVVEYYEAALEEAGLSVTIHGGGMVGANPRLLRRALANLLSNAIKASPRGLNIDIFCSGSGSEGDIKVRNMGTPIEPEALPRIFDRFFRADTARSGRAEGHGLGLAIVHAIARMHGGAAFAVSNRGGTEVGISIGHTANITKK, encoded by the coding sequence GTGAGAGGCTGGCGCATACCGTCGATTGAAATTCGCCTGACGGTACTGCTGGGCGTGATCGCTTTCGTCGTTTCCTCCATTGCCGGCTATACCTTGTTCTGGGCACTTAAGCGGGAAGTGCAGCGCCAGGAGATGACTGAGGTGGCGGGAAAGTTGGAGCTAATAGACCATCTAATCGATATGCTCGATACGCCTCCGGACATGGAGCAATTTCGAGAGACTCTCGGCAATATCCTCGTCGGCCATGTCAATCTTAGGGTGTGGATCTTGAGCCGTGATGGAAAGGTTCTCTACGGCGCCGACGCGCCTCCCTCGCTGCGGCAAGTGGGCAAGGACGAAGTGTGGCTAAAGACTCAGGACGGATGGGACATGCGAGGTTTGAGTTTGAGGATTGACAGTCCGGTTCTCAAAGACGCCAACCTGATCGTCGCGGTGAATATTCGGCCAAGCATGCAGTTCCTGTATGCGTTCGCAACTGCACTGATTCTCATCTGTGCACTGTGGGTCGGCGCCACGGTGGTGTTATCCGCCTGGGCGGTTCGGCGTTCGCTAGTGCCGATACGCCGGCTATCCGTCCAGGCCTCCCGTATCCAGCCTGAGAACTTGGCGGTACGACTTCCTGAGCACGGGATCGACCGGGAGCTACGCGAATTCACGCATACGTTCAATAACACACTGGATCGTTTGCAAGCGGCGTATCAGCAGATGGAGGGCTTTAACGCAGATGTAGCGCATGAACTGCGCACTCCGTTGGCGACGCTAATCAATGGTACCGAGGTCACACTTTCCTCGGCTCACTCCGTTGATGAGCTGAAGGATCTGCTGGCCTCAAACTTGGAAGAACTGCAGGGCCTGACGGCCCTTGTCAATGATATGTTGTTCCTCGCTCGCGCAGATGGCGGGGAGCTCGCTCAGGATCGGCAACAAGTCCACCTGCTTGATGTAGCAACGCACGTCGTCGAGTACTACGAGGCGGCATTGGAAGAAGCCGGACTGTCGGTCACGATTCACGGTGGAGGGATGGTTGGAGCAAACCCGCGCTTGTTGCGCCGGGCTTTGGCAAACCTGTTGAGCAACGCCATAAAGGCGAGCCCAAGAGGTCTCAACATTGATATTTTCTGCAGCGGCAGTGGCAGCGAAGGCGACATCAAGGTCCGCAACATGGGCACCCCCATCGAACCAGAGGCGTTGCCCCGAATCTTTGATCGCTTCTTTCGGGCTGACACTGCCCGCAGCGGGAGAGCAGAGGGACATGGGCTAGGTCTGGCGATCGTTCATGCAATAGCACGTATGCATGGTGGTGCCGCGTTTGCGGTATCTAATCGAGGCGGCACAGAAGTGGGCATATCGATCGGCCATACAGCTAACATTACAAAAAAGTAA
- a CDS encoding cupredoxin domain-containing protein, translated as MAKKKILAKVATATAALMISLGAVASDDHGGGHRDGHNTATMIGKPGLSDKVSRTIDVNMTDAMRFMPSDVEVKAGETVRFNVTNSGRIRHEMVLGTEANLDAHYQMMLSDSGMRHEEPNSISLSSGKTGEIVWQFDKAGRVAFACLEPGHYPAGMKGAVSIK; from the coding sequence ATGGCTAAGAAAAAGATATTGGCTAAAGTGGCTACAGCCACGGCGGCGTTGATGATCTCCCTGGGTGCGGTGGCTTCTGACGACCACGGCGGGGGGCATCGCGACGGCCATAACACGGCCACGATGATCGGCAAACCTGGTTTGTCCGACAAGGTGTCTCGAACGATCGACGTCAACATGACAGACGCCATGCGGTTCATGCCGAGCGACGTTGAGGTCAAGGCTGGCGAGACGGTTCGGTTCAACGTGACCAATTCGGGGAGGATTCGTCACGAAATGGTGTTGGGGACAGAAGCCAATCTCGATGCCCACTATCAGATGATGCTGAGCGATTCCGGTATGCGCCATGAAGAACCCAACTCGATTTCATTATCGTCCGGAAAGACGGGCGAAATCGTATGGCAGTTCGACAAGGCGGGGCGAGTCGCGTTCGCATGCCTGGAACCGGGCCACTATCCCGCAGGCATGAAAGGCGCAGTGTCGATCAAGTAA
- a CDS encoding copper resistance system multicopper oxidase: MTSAVSNHRRRFVQGLAAGGTLAGLGLWRTPVWAAANASQNSVLSGTDFKLEIAQTPANLTGAPRMATTVNGTLPAPTLRWQEGDTVTLRVTNRLKEDTSIHWHGILLPTGMDGVPGLSFPGIRPGETFDYQFQVRQSGTYWYHSHSGFQEQTGLYGAIVIDPERPDPVSADREHVVLLSDWTDEDPMNVFRKLKVMPDYYNYIQPSVESLREDAKRVGWKQALNERLMWQQMRMNNTDLADVSGATYTFLTNGKSPAANWTGLFRPGEKVRLRFINGSAMTYFDVRIPGLKMSVVAADGQPVRPVEVDEFRIGVAETFDVIVEPSEDRAYTIFSQAMDRSGYARATLAPREGMQAEVPALDRVQVLTMMDMGMAHDMSGMEMGSSSGAAMEGMDHSSMGSTPSSSPDAMDHGSMQGMDHAGMSGMGAMSGMAGMNHGDNGNEGGMVEVKHPYPGERSPANTMPPEVVSTRLDDPGPGLRDNGRRVLTYADLHSVMEPADNRNPTREIELHLTGNMERYMWSFNGLKFTETKPIVLKFGERVRFVLVNDTMMTHPIHLHGMWSDMESPDGKFQVRKHTISLNPAQRITYRVSADARGNWAYHCHLLFHMEAGMFRAVVVE; this comes from the coding sequence ATGACAAGTGCAGTTTCAAACCATCGCCGCCGCTTTGTTCAGGGCTTGGCGGCCGGAGGCACGTTGGCCGGCCTCGGTCTTTGGCGCACGCCCGTCTGGGCAGCCGCCAACGCGTCGCAGAATTCAGTGCTGTCTGGCACCGACTTCAAGTTGGAAATCGCGCAGACTCCAGCGAACCTCACGGGTGCGCCCCGTATGGCCACAACGGTTAACGGGACACTCCCTGCTCCGACATTGCGCTGGCAGGAGGGCGATACTGTCACGCTACGCGTGACTAATCGCCTGAAAGAGGATACCTCGATTCACTGGCATGGGATCCTTCTTCCCACGGGCATGGACGGCGTGCCGGGGCTCAGCTTTCCCGGTATTCGTCCGGGGGAGACATTTGACTACCAATTTCAAGTGCGCCAAAGCGGCACATATTGGTATCACAGTCATTCGGGCTTCCAAGAGCAAACCGGGCTGTACGGCGCGATCGTCATCGATCCTGAACGTCCCGACCCGGTAAGCGCAGATCGCGAGCACGTCGTACTGCTTTCGGACTGGACCGACGAAGATCCGATGAATGTCTTCCGCAAGCTGAAGGTGATGCCCGATTACTACAACTACATCCAACCATCGGTCGAGAGTCTCCGAGAGGATGCGAAGAGGGTCGGATGGAAGCAGGCATTGAATGAGCGTCTGATGTGGCAGCAGATGCGCATGAACAATACGGACCTCGCCGATGTGTCCGGCGCCACATACACCTTTCTGACGAATGGGAAATCGCCCGCTGCGAACTGGACTGGACTCTTCAGGCCAGGAGAGAAAGTGCGCCTCCGCTTTATTAACGGTTCGGCAATGACCTATTTTGATGTCCGGATCCCCGGTCTGAAAATGTCGGTGGTGGCCGCTGACGGGCAGCCCGTCAGGCCGGTGGAAGTGGATGAGTTCCGGATAGGTGTCGCAGAGACCTTCGACGTTATTGTCGAACCGTCTGAAGACCGCGCTTACACCATCTTTTCGCAAGCTATGGATCGGTCCGGCTATGCGCGCGCGACGCTCGCTCCGCGCGAGGGAATGCAGGCGGAAGTTCCCGCATTGGACCGCGTGCAAGTCTTGACCATGATGGATATGGGCATGGCTCACGATATGTCTGGGATGGAGATGGGAAGCTCGAGTGGAGCGGCAATGGAGGGAATGGATCATTCCTCCATGGGAAGCACACCATCGTCAAGTCCAGACGCTATGGATCATGGTTCGATGCAGGGCATGGATCACGCCGGCATGAGCGGCATGGGCGCAATGTCAGGAATGGCAGGAATGAATCATGGCGACAACGGAAATGAAGGAGGCATGGTCGAGGTCAAGCACCCCTATCCGGGAGAACGCAGTCCAGCCAATACGATGCCCCCCGAGGTCGTCTCGACGAGATTGGACGACCCAGGCCCTGGCTTGCGCGATAACGGTCGCAGGGTTTTGACATATGCCGATCTCCATTCCGTGATGGAGCCGGCGGACAATCGAAATCCCACGCGGGAGATCGAGCTCCATCTGACGGGCAACATGGAGCGCTACATGTGGTCATTCAACGGTCTTAAGTTCACTGAGACAAAGCCCATTGTGCTCAAGTTTGGAGAGCGGGTCCGCTTTGTTTTGGTCAATGACACCATGATGACTCATCCCATTCATCTGCACGGAATGTGGAGCGACATGGAGTCCCCAGATGGGAAGTTCCAAGTCCGCAAGCACACAATAAGCTTGAATCCTGCGCAGCGTATCACCTACCGAGTGAGTGCCGACGCCCGAGGAAACTGGGCATATCACTGTCATCTTCTCTTTCATATGGAAGCTGGCATGTTCCGTGCAGTGGTCGTGGAGTGA
- a CDS encoding copper resistance protein B: MDHGSIQNMSGGTNSGAVPVGTLPTSDGTTEQRYSAYDIHPHMMDNMITSHLLFDKLGMAYDRDGNTGLQWDGQFWVGRDLNKLWIKSEGDRVNGSTDGKIEAFWSHTVSPFWDLQLGARRDFGTGPKRNWAAIGVQGVAPYNIETEITGYVGGSGRTALALKAEYDLLLTQRLILTPEIEASVYGKDDKARGIGAGLSDASFSLRLRYEVTREVAPYIGVSFGRKFGNTASYASEEGESRSERAILAGVRIWF; encoded by the coding sequence ATGGATCATGGCTCGATACAGAACATGTCGGGCGGAACGAATTCAGGCGCAGTGCCGGTTGGAACCTTACCCACAAGCGACGGCACAACGGAACAACGATATTCCGCTTACGACATCCATCCACACATGATGGACAACATGATCACGAGCCATCTGCTTTTTGACAAACTAGGTATGGCATATGACAGAGATGGCAACACTGGTCTTCAATGGGACGGCCAGTTCTGGGTCGGGCGTGATCTGAATAAGCTCTGGATAAAGAGTGAAGGCGATCGGGTCAATGGCAGCACTGACGGAAAGATCGAGGCATTCTGGAGTCACACCGTTTCACCATTCTGGGATCTACAGTTGGGCGCGCGGCGCGATTTCGGCACTGGTCCTAAGCGCAACTGGGCCGCGATCGGTGTTCAGGGCGTGGCTCCCTATAACATCGAGACGGAAATAACAGGTTATGTGGGAGGGTCTGGACGAACCGCGCTCGCGCTGAAGGCTGAATACGATCTGCTGCTTACACAGCGCCTAATCCTGACTCCAGAGATCGAAGCCAGTGTGTACGGAAAGGACGACAAGGCGCGAGGTATCGGTGCGGGCTTGTCGGATGCCTCGTTCTCTTTGCGATTGCGCTATGAGGTGACCCGCGAAGTTGCACCTTACATCGGTGTTTCGTTCGGACGAAAGTTCGGAAATACGGCGAGCTATGCGAGCGAAGAGGGAGAAAGCCGGTCTGAGCGCGCGATCTTGGCTGGGGTTCGTATCTGGTTTTAG
- the copC gene encoding copper homeostasis periplasmic binding protein CopC, whose translation MPTFFATIRAAVTMGAMLASAAAIAHPKLLSSSPGDKAEVTAPPKIELKFSENLTTQFSGATLVMTGMPGMANHGPMKVNAKISGSDDPKAMIITPVQALAPGNYRVDWRAVSSDTHPVTGSIAFTVK comes from the coding sequence ATGCCAACCTTTTTCGCAACAATTCGCGCCGCAGTGACTATGGGCGCCATGCTCGCCAGCGCCGCAGCGATCGCTCATCCGAAGTTGCTTTCTTCCTCGCCCGGCGACAAGGCCGAGGTGACGGCACCGCCGAAGATCGAGCTGAAATTCTCGGAAAATCTGACAACGCAATTCTCTGGAGCGACGCTAGTCATGACCGGTATGCCCGGTATGGCGAATCACGGGCCGATGAAGGTGAACGCCAAAATCTCAGGTAGCGATGACCCGAAGGCTATGATCATCACGCCGGTGCAAGCGCTTGCGCCTGGCAACTACCGAGTGGATTGGCGTGCGGTGTCCTCCGATACGCATCCAGTCACCGGCAGTATCGCGTTTACCGTCAAGTGA
- the copD gene encoding copper homeostasis membrane protein CopD, with protein sequence MDWPTVLVRFALYLDLAMLFGLPLFSMYALREGEIASSTGARFLAVSTALAAVGITLSVVNIAIMAKSMTGATSYAELQSHVFEMIVTGTDFGAAWLARLGALILCVLVGVFARTQQKFRLGVFSIAGGIALSTLAWGGHGAMDEGVRRYVHLTSDIAHLIAAGAWAGALLAFLLLSQPTATPGNVALLNRTSNGFAQVGTAIVLTLVITGTVNYLLIVGASVPDMSLTSYGGLLVAKLGLFGTMLALAAANRFYLSPRLEHAVRTGDHAIAVLTLRRSLMFESTAATLILLLVAALGVLSPSPMS encoded by the coding sequence ATGGACTGGCCGACTGTCCTCGTGCGTTTCGCACTCTATCTTGACCTTGCCATGTTGTTCGGGCTGCCGCTGTTCAGTATGTACGCGCTACGCGAAGGAGAAATCGCCTCGTCAACGGGTGCGCGCTTCTTAGCGGTTAGCACGGCGCTCGCTGCTGTGGGCATCACCCTGTCGGTGGTCAATATTGCCATAATGGCCAAAAGCATGACCGGCGCCACATCCTATGCAGAGCTTCAAAGCCACGTCTTCGAAATGATCGTGACAGGCACTGACTTTGGCGCGGCATGGCTGGCTCGACTGGGTGCGTTGATACTATGCGTGCTAGTGGGAGTATTTGCTCGCACGCAACAAAAGTTCCGACTGGGCGTTTTTTCGATAGCCGGTGGCATCGCGCTGTCCACACTCGCTTGGGGCGGGCATGGTGCCATGGACGAAGGCGTTAGGCGGTACGTTCACCTCACATCGGACATCGCGCATTTGATCGCCGCCGGCGCATGGGCGGGCGCGCTTCTCGCGTTCCTCCTGTTATCTCAGCCGACAGCCACACCCGGCAACGTTGCCTTATTGAACCGCACTTCAAACGGCTTTGCCCAAGTGGGCACAGCCATCGTGCTGACGCTTGTCATTACGGGCACGGTCAACTATTTGTTGATCGTCGGTGCTTCGGTACCCGATATGTCGTTGACATCGTACGGTGGTCTGCTTGTTGCAAAGCTTGGTTTATTTGGCACGATGCTTGCCCTGGCTGCAGCTAATCGCTTCTATCTAAGTCCGCGTCTGGAGCACGCGGTCCGAACGGGCGATCATGCGATAGCTGTTCTTACGCTACGTCGTAGCCTCATGTTCGAGAGTACTGCTGCCACTCTTATCCTACTTCTTGTTGCAGCATTAGGGGTCCTGTCACCATCGCCCATGTCGTGA
- a CDS encoding DUF411 domain-containing protein, whose translation MRTESHTANLLRRALLATIALSPIPLMAQPKTLIEVWKTPTCGCCKDWVSHLEANGFEVTTHDVSDTSSVRQRNRIPDAFGSCHSAVVGKYALEGHVPAREITRLLKEKPNAVGLAVPSMPLGSPGMDGPDYGGRHMRYDVLLVLPSGKAQVYQSYT comes from the coding sequence ATGCGAACAGAAAGCCATACCGCCAATCTTCTGCGTAGAGCCCTATTGGCGACGATCGCCTTGTCTCCCATCCCCTTGATGGCCCAACCGAAGACGCTCATCGAAGTCTGGAAGACGCCCACTTGCGGCTGCTGCAAAGACTGGGTGAGCCATCTCGAAGCCAATGGCTTTGAAGTGACCACTCATGACGTCAGCGATACCTCGTCTGTACGGCAACGTAACCGCATTCCGGACGCGTTCGGCTCCTGCCATTCCGCAGTCGTTGGAAAATATGCTTTGGAGGGGCACGTCCCGGCCAGGGAGATCACTCGACTGCTGAAGGAGAAGCCTAACGCAGTCGGACTGGCGGTTCCGAGCATGCCTTTGGGCTCGCCAGGAATGGATGGCCCGGACTACGGAGGCAGGCACATGCGCTATGACGTGCTTCTCGTCCTGCCCTCAGGGAAGGCACAAGTATATCAGTCCTATACTTAG